A genomic region of Azoarcus sp. KH32C contains the following coding sequences:
- a CDS encoding carboxypeptidase regulatory-like domain-containing protein translates to MKHPCSLRTLAWLALAALAVHEFSAPAHAATVLSGRIATSDGKPIFGAMVTAFNEEKNRKETAYSDASGHYSLPLSYAGKLPVRVRTPYFKDITATVAVAADHTTSVDFAAEKLASPEELSESLPASAHVAMLDFPNQAVKETFVSQCNFCHQQGNSLTRQPAPERKWKDTINRMEGYMAMVTYGEVNAIAKTMANGYTGKPVKAIQTYDASPELARAKVEEWHVGDAQSFVHDAFVGADEKLYGMDEGHDLIWVLDRMTGQIEKLPLPDVGLPVSGIFNGLKMPIGVFTGQHGPHSMAQTSDGRLWITASLSGMLFSLDPETKSFKGYRVPRGFLWHGGIYPHTVRVDKDDMVWFTVVASNQVMRFDPKTEKFTVIDLPSRGVVRWLTDTFFGLVLKIAGLFDRSNLHLALSHHKWLNQGKDVLTMPYGIDVNPVDGSIWYAKLMTSQIGRIDPKTLKVTEYDTPMKGPRRPRFDDKGVYWIPAFDSGGLMSFDTATRQFSTYPLPRLAPNEYEVPYALNVERKSGDVWITANNTDRVLRFVPATGKFISYPMPSRVTFFRDLEFTRDGKVCTSNSNLPAYAHEDGVDAFICIDPNGAGAPRG, encoded by the coding sequence ATGAAACATCCCTGCTCGCTGCGGACGCTTGCTTGGCTCGCGCTCGCGGCACTGGCGGTCCATGAATTCTCCGCGCCTGCGCATGCCGCTACCGTCCTTTCCGGGCGGATTGCCACCAGCGACGGCAAGCCGATCTTCGGCGCCATGGTCACCGCCTTCAACGAGGAAAAGAACCGCAAGGAGACCGCCTACTCCGACGCGAGCGGCCACTATTCGCTGCCGCTGAGCTACGCCGGGAAACTGCCGGTGCGGGTGCGCACGCCCTACTTCAAGGACATCACCGCCACCGTCGCGGTCGCCGCCGATCACACGACAAGCGTCGACTTCGCCGCGGAAAAGCTGGCCTCGCCGGAGGAGCTGTCCGAATCGCTGCCAGCCTCGGCCCACGTCGCGATGCTCGACTTCCCGAACCAGGCGGTCAAGGAGACCTTCGTCAGCCAGTGCAACTTCTGCCACCAGCAGGGCAATTCGCTGACCCGGCAGCCGGCACCGGAGCGCAAGTGGAAGGACACCATCAATCGCATGGAAGGCTACATGGCGATGGTCACCTACGGCGAGGTGAATGCGATCGCCAAAACGATGGCCAATGGCTACACCGGCAAGCCGGTCAAGGCGATCCAGACTTACGACGCCAGCCCCGAGCTGGCGCGCGCCAAGGTCGAGGAATGGCATGTCGGTGACGCCCAGTCCTTCGTCCACGACGCCTTCGTCGGCGCCGACGAGAAGCTCTACGGCATGGACGAAGGCCACGACCTCATCTGGGTGCTGGACCGCATGACGGGCCAGATCGAAAAACTGCCGCTGCCCGATGTCGGCCTGCCGGTCAGTGGAATTTTCAATGGCCTGAAGATGCCGATCGGCGTGTTCACCGGCCAGCACGGCCCGCACAGCATGGCACAGACATCTGACGGCCGGCTGTGGATCACCGCCTCGCTGTCCGGCATGCTCTTCTCGCTCGACCCGGAAACCAAGTCTTTCAAGGGTTACCGGGTGCCGCGCGGTTTCCTCTGGCACGGCGGCATCTATCCGCATACGGTGCGCGTGGACAAGGACGACATGGTCTGGTTCACCGTCGTGGCCTCGAACCAGGTCATGCGCTTCGACCCGAAGACGGAAAAGTTCACGGTGATCGACCTGCCGTCGCGCGGCGTCGTGCGCTGGCTGACCGACACCTTCTTCGGTCTCGTGCTGAAGATCGCCGGCCTCTTCGACCGCTCCAACCTCCATCTCGCGCTGTCGCACCACAAGTGGCTCAACCAGGGCAAGGACGTCCTGACCATGCCCTACGGCATCGACGTCAATCCGGTGGATGGCAGCATCTGGTACGCCAAGCTGATGACTAGCCAGATCGGCCGCATCGACCCGAAGACGCTGAAGGTTACCGAATACGACACACCGATGAAGGGGCCGCGCCGGCCGCGCTTCGACGACAAGGGCGTGTACTGGATTCCGGCCTTCGACTCCGGCGGCCTGATGAGCTTCGACACCGCCACGCGGCAGTTCTCAACCTACCCGCTGCCGCGTCTGGCGCCGAACGAATACGAGGTCCCCTACGCGCTCAACGTCGAGCGCAAGTCCGGCGACGTCTGGATCACCGCCAACAACACCGACCGCGTGCTGCGCTTCGTCCCGGCCACCGGCAAGTTCATCAGCTACCCGATGCCGTCGCGCGTGACCTTCTTCCGCGACCTGGAATTCACCCGGGACGGCAAGGTCTGCACCAGCAACTCCAACCTGCCCGCCTACGCCCACGAGGACGGTGTCGACGCCTTCATCTGCATCGACCCGAACGGTGCGGGCGCGCCGCGCGGCTGA
- a CDS encoding arylsulfatase, translating to MTRPVPSRLLPLSLVLAGSFANAADANLPFPETSSASKAGKTLADSRHQWRKPAERRAADTPNILVIMLDDAGFAQSDAVGGAIHTPTLQRIMDTGIRYNAFHTTAISSATRAALLTGRNHHRVGNGVVSEIATDFDGYTGRIPDSAATVAEVLKHYGYSTAAFGKWHNTPVLETTSQGPFDQWPTGRGFDYFYGFMGGETDQYHPRLYQGTTPIEPPHDGKYHLSEDLATQAVGWLRKHRTLTPDKPFFMYWTPGAVHAPLQVFQEWTDKYKGKFDDGWDVYRQRAFERQKAMGWIPQDTELTPRPVDLPAWDSLSAEEKKFQSRLMEIYAGFMEHVDAQAGRIVDELERQGVRDNTLIFYVLGDNGASSEGVRGSVNQMLALNGIPVPVAQQMQVVEKMYGGLDALGGPKLEAHYHAAWAWAGESPFVGTKLVAGYFGGTRTPLAVSWPKKVKADSAIRTQFHHVTDIAPTIYEATGITPPKAVNGVKQQPFDGVSMAYTFADARTATRKREQYFEVFGSRGIYKDGWMASVFGPRRPWNPSFSQFIGWKPENDQWALFRLDGDYSQARDLAAENPAKLAELQKAFDRAAQDNHVYPLGAGLLPFLDPAAKISTGLREWHFGPETSRLPEFTAPNLRSANSMATVDAEFPENASGVLYALGGIGGGVTLYADKGELVYEFNDLAVARIKLKAPQKIAAGRHRIEVETTVTAAKPGSPLALVLRVDGVEVAKGTTPFSPPLTFSATETFDVGIDLGSPVALDYFDRAPFRFDGRVNDVHVVCP from the coding sequence ATGACCCGCCCCGTGCCATCCAGGCTCCTCCCGCTGAGCCTGGTCCTCGCAGGAAGTTTCGCGAACGCGGCCGACGCCAACCTGCCGTTCCCGGAGACGTCCAGCGCCAGCAAGGCCGGCAAGACCCTCGCCGACTCGCGGCACCAGTGGCGCAAGCCAGCCGAGCGCCGGGCGGCCGACACCCCGAACATCCTCGTCATCATGCTTGACGACGCCGGCTTCGCGCAGTCCGACGCGGTCGGCGGCGCCATCCACACGCCGACGCTGCAGCGGATCATGGACACCGGCATCCGCTACAACGCCTTCCACACCACCGCGATCAGCTCGGCAACCCGCGCCGCGCTGCTCACCGGCCGCAACCACCACCGCGTCGGAAACGGCGTCGTCTCGGAAATCGCCACCGACTTCGACGGCTACACCGGCCGCATTCCGGACAGCGCGGCGACGGTGGCCGAGGTGCTCAAGCACTACGGCTACAGCACCGCGGCCTTCGGCAAATGGCACAACACCCCCGTACTGGAAACGACCTCGCAGGGGCCGTTCGACCAGTGGCCGACCGGCCGCGGCTTCGATTACTTCTATGGCTTCATGGGCGGCGAAACCGATCAGTACCATCCGCGCCTGTACCAGGGAACGACGCCGATCGAGCCGCCGCACGACGGGAAATACCACCTGAGCGAGGACCTGGCGACCCAGGCCGTCGGCTGGCTGCGCAAGCACCGCACGCTGACACCCGACAAGCCGTTCTTCATGTACTGGACCCCCGGCGCGGTGCACGCGCCGCTGCAGGTCTTTCAGGAATGGACGGACAAGTACAAGGGCAAGTTCGACGATGGTTGGGACGTCTATCGCCAGCGCGCCTTCGAGCGGCAAAAGGCGATGGGCTGGATCCCGCAGGACACAGAACTGACGCCGCGGCCGGTCGACCTGCCGGCCTGGGACAGTCTCTCGGCTGAGGAGAAGAAATTCCAGTCGCGGCTGATGGAGATCTATGCCGGATTCATGGAGCACGTCGACGCCCAGGCCGGCCGCATCGTCGACGAGCTGGAGCGGCAGGGCGTCCGCGACAACACGCTGATCTTCTATGTCCTAGGCGACAATGGTGCATCGTCCGAGGGCGTGCGCGGCTCGGTCAACCAGATGCTGGCGCTGAACGGCATACCGGTACCGGTCGCGCAGCAGATGCAGGTAGTGGAGAAGATGTACGGCGGCCTCGACGCCCTCGGCGGCCCTAAGCTCGAAGCGCACTACCACGCCGCCTGGGCCTGGGCCGGCGAGTCGCCGTTCGTCGGCACCAAGCTGGTCGCCGGCTACTTCGGCGGCACGCGCACACCACTCGCGGTGTCCTGGCCGAAGAAGGTCAAGGCCGACAGCGCGATCCGCACGCAGTTCCACCATGTAACTGACATCGCGCCAACGATTTACGAGGCCACCGGCATCACGCCGCCGAAGGCGGTCAATGGCGTCAAGCAGCAGCCATTCGACGGCGTCAGCATGGCCTACACCTTCGCCGACGCCAGGACGGCGACGCGCAAGCGCGAGCAGTACTTCGAGGTTTTCGGCAGCCGCGGCATCTACAAGGACGGCTGGATGGCCTCGGTATTCGGTCCGCGCCGGCCGTGGAATCCGAGCTTTTCGCAGTTCATCGGCTGGAAGCCGGAGAACGATCAGTGGGCGCTGTTCCGGCTCGACGGCGACTATTCGCAGGCGCGCGACCTGGCGGCCGAGAACCCGGCGAAGCTGGCCGAGCTGCAGAAGGCCTTCGACCGCGCGGCGCAGGATAACCACGTCTATCCGCTGGGCGCCGGCCTCCTGCCCTTCCTCGATCCGGCGGCGAAGATCTCGACCGGCCTGCGCGAATGGCACTTCGGGCCGGAAACGAGCCGGCTGCCGGAATTCACCGCGCCCAACCTGCGCTCGGCGAACAGCATGGCAACGGTAGACGCCGAGTTCCCGGAAAACGCCAGCGGCGTCCTCTACGCCCTCGGCGGCATCGGCGGCGGCGTCACGCTCTATGCTGACAAGGGCGAGCTGGTCTACGAGTTCAACGATCTCGCCGTCGCCCGCATCAAGCTGAAGGCGCCGCAGAAGATCGCCGCCGGCCGCCACCGCATCGAAGTGGAAACGACGGTCACCGCAGCCAAACCCGGCAGCCCGCTCGCGCTCGTCTTGCGCGTCGATGGCGTCGAGGTGGCGAAGGGGACGACGCCCTTCTCGCCGCCGCTCACCTTCAGCGCCACGGAAACCTTCGACGTCGGCATCGATCTCGGCTCGCCGGTCGCGCTTGACTACTTTGACCGCGCACCATTCAGGTTCGACGGCCGGGTCAACGACGTTCACGTCGTCTGCCCCTGA